A region of Puniceicoccales bacterium DNA encodes the following proteins:
- a CDS encoding HU family DNA-binding protein, which yields MNKSELINETYNLLSKCGCTTTHFSEHKFTKACAEQLVTTVLDAMTNGIKKDGNVQIIGFGTFSVTKREKRNGVNPRTGEKIVINASKSVKFKPGAKLKEML from the coding sequence ATGAATAAATCTGAATTGATAAATGAGACATATAATTTACTGAGTAAATGTGGTTGCACTACCACACATTTCAGTGAACATAAATTCACAAAGGCCTGTGCCGAACAATTAGTTACCACAGTCCTTGATGCCATGACAAATGGCATAAAAAAGGACGGGAATGTGCAAATCATAGGATTTGGCACTTTCAGCGTCACAAAACGCGAGAAAAGAAACGGTGTCAATCCAAGAACCGGCGAAAAAATAGTCATAAACGCTTCAAAGAGCGTGAAATTTAAGCCCGGAGCTAAATTGAAAGAAATGCTATAG
- a CDS encoding nucleotide exchange factor GrpE: MRNEQEDSTDYAGRDPEMKVNDVEMNETNPMESVDNDYRSDVENKMLLLQADFDNFRKRVARDRDDYQKFACASLMAELLPVLDVFEIGFKSVDQSNPMVSGFAMAFNQLKAVLTNNGLTEVLPIKENFDPALHEAVAYISSDEVPIDGIIEVARIGYMLNGKLLRPASVVVSSGKLEQMEQK, from the coding sequence ATGAGAAACGAACAAGAAGATAGTACTGATTATGCGGGTAGAGATCCGGAGATGAAAGTCAATGATGTGGAAATGAATGAAACCAATCCCATGGAAAGTGTTGATAATGATTATAGGTCTGATGTAGAGAATAAAATGCTTCTATTGCAGGCTGATTTCGATAACTTTAGGAAGCGGGTTGCCAGAGATAGGGATGACTATCAAAAGTTTGCCTGTGCATCGCTGATGGCTGAATTGTTGCCAGTGCTAGATGTTTTTGAAATAGGTTTCAAATCCGTTGATCAGTCCAATCCGATGGTATCTGGCTTTGCAATGGCCTTCAATCAGCTTAAGGCTGTCCTCACTAATAATGGATTAACCGAAGTGTTGCCAATCAAAGAAAATTTTGATCCAGCTTTACATGAGGCTGTGGCTTATATTTCCAGTGATGAAGTGCCGATAGATGGGATAATTGAAGTAGCTCGGATTGGATATATGCTCAACGGAAAGTTATTGAGACCAGCATCAGTGGTAGTTTCCAGTGGCAAATTGGAACAAATGGAGCAAAAATAG